A genomic stretch from Erigeron canadensis isolate Cc75 chromosome 9, C_canadensis_v1, whole genome shotgun sequence includes:
- the LOC122582674 gene encoding ER lumen protein-retaining receptor A, whose protein sequence is MNIFRFTGDMFHLVSILLLLLKIYATKSCSGISLKTQELYAVVFIARYLNLFTIVISVYNSVMKVVFIATSLAIVYYMRWHPAVKRSYDRDLDSFKYQFLVLFAFILALFVHDKFTVLEIFWAFSIYLEAVAILPQLVLLQRSGNVDNLTVQYVFFLGAYRALYILNWIYRYFTDAHFNGWISCISGILQTALYADFFYYYFISWKTNSKLKLPA, encoded by the exons ATGAACATCTTCAGGTTTACAGGTGACATGTTTCATTTAGTCAGCATATTACTACTCCTTCTCAAAATCTATGCCACCAAATCATGTTCAG GGATCTCATTGAAGACACAGGAGCTATACGCTGTCGTTTTTATAGCCCGTTACTTGAATCTATTTACAATTGTTATATCTGTTTATAATTCTGTAATGAAGGTGGTGTTTATAGCTACTTCTTTAGCTATTGTTTATTACATGCGTTGGCATCCGGCTGTCAAGCGTTCCTACGATCGCGATCTGGATTCCTTTAAGTATCAGTTTTTGGTCTTGTTTGCTTTCATTTTGGCTTTGTTTGTTCATGACAAGTTTACCGTTCTCGAG ATATTTTGGGCTTTCTCTATATATTTGGAAGCTGTTGCTATTCTCCCTCAGCTGGTTCTGCTGCAACGAAGTGGAAATGTCGACAACTTGACTGTCCAATATGTTTTCTTTCTAGG GGCCTATCGTGCATTGTACATTCTCAACTGGATTTATCGCTATTTCACAGACGCCCATTTTAATGGATGGATAT CCTGCATATCTGGCATACTACAGACGGCTCTATATGCTGATTTCTTCTACTATTATTTCATAAG TTGGAAAACCAATTCTAAGCTTAAGTTGCCAGCATGA